In Melanotaenia boesemani isolate fMelBoe1 chromosome 16, fMelBoe1.pri, whole genome shotgun sequence, the following proteins share a genomic window:
- the LOC121656107 gene encoding serine/threonine-protein kinase pim-1-like, translated as MQINKEGCTAAFKKDQEENRTMIHSGPVSGQVRRTKPMKRKSSLHHQIPAKMPRLSEVDGPSSISQNEVNKGNSKRKRDEEEGPSSCPKKTKVLLDHVLCNDKASSSKNSSCSNINERPKISEVSHKTLAFSKEEAPSRKTAKKALWFSPAEVAQRAEFEAKYTEENHLGSGGYGSVFAGYRKADNLPVAIKHIPKDIVLYEFTDEYGNGLTAEVVIMEKLKAATTGSVGKSAPVALLDWYNLEQELVLVLERPVSAVDLFQYVGEYGGRLQEDEAKVIIKQLLDAAIYLQENHIFHRDIKLENILVETDSDIPRLRLIDFGLSCFYEENTKFNFFEGTMDHIPPEALRWEIYSAGPSTVWQVGVVLFETLHKVNFLSTSFIKKRIRIRKMLSKNCQDFLRKCLTQDPEERPTLKDLQSHAWLM; from the coding sequence ATGCAGATTAACAAGGAAGGTTGTACTGCCGCCTTCAAGAAAGATCAAGAGGAGAACAGAACCATGATCCACTCTGGTCCAGTGTCTGGACAAGTTCGGCGGACCAAACCTATGAAGCGGAAATCCAGTCTTCATCATCAGATCCCTGCAAAAATGCCAAGGCTTTCTGAGGTAGATGGGCCATCGTCAATATCACAAAACGAGGTCAATAAAGGGAACAGCAAAAGAAAACGGGATGAAGAAGAAGGACCATCAAGCTGCCCTAAGAAGACAAAAGTACTTCTAGACCATGTCCTGTGCAATGACAAAGCATCCTCCTCAAAAAACAGCTCCTGTAGCAACATTAATGAAAGACCCAAAATATCTGAGGTAAGTCATAAGACGTTGGCCTTCAGCAAAGAGGAGGCACCAAGCAGAAAGACAGCCAAGAAAGCTCTTTGGTTTTCCCCTGCAGAGGTAGCCCAAAGAGCTGAATTTGAGGCTAAGTATACAGAAGAAAATCATCTCGGCAGTGGAGGCTATGGTTCAGTGTTTGCCGGCTACCGTAAAGCAGACAATTTACCAGTGGCAATCAAGCACATACCAAAAGATATTGTGCTCTACGAATTCACTGACGAATATGGCAATGGGCTCACTGCGGAGGTAGTAATCATGGAAAAGCTAAAAGCGGCAACAACTGGCTCAGTGGGGAAGTCAGCCCCAGTGGCCCTGCTGGACTGGTATAACTTGGAGCAAGAGCTGGTTCTTGTGCTGGAGAGACCAGTGTCTGCTGTGGATCTTTTTCAGTACGTTGGAGAATATGGAGGTAGACTTCAAGAAGATGAGGCAAAAGTTataataaaacagctgcttGATGCAGCGATATACCTCCAGGAGAACCACATTTTCCACAGAGACATCAAACTGGAGAACATCCTCGTTGAGACGGATTCAGATATCCCAAGACTTCGTCTCATTGACTTTGGTTTGAGCTGCTTCtatgaagaaaacacaaagtttaaCTTCTTTGAAGGCACTATGGATCATATCCCTCCGGAGGCATTAAGGTGGGAAATTTACAGCGCTGGGCCCTCAACAGTGTGGCAGGTGGGGGTGGTGTTGTTCGAAACCCTGCACAAAGTAAACTTTCTTTCCACCAGcttcatcaaaaaaagaattaggATCAGAAAAATGCTTTCTAAAAACTGCCAGGATTTCCTGAGAAAGTGCCTCACACAAGATCCTGAGGAACGCCCCACTCTGAAGGATCTTCAAAGCCACGCGTGGCTCATGTGA